A genome region from Terriglobia bacterium includes the following:
- a CDS encoding 3-hydroxyacyl-CoA dehydrogenase has protein sequence MEVRTVAVIGAGIMGRGIAHAAALGGYRTILEDILPSALRRAGDEIRANLDQAVELGKVSADEAQEAMGRMEYAGAVDEAARAADLVIEAVPEEMESKIEIFTLLDKICRPETILASNTSSLSITEIASVTYRPKKCVGMHFFNPVHKMKLLEIVRALETSDDTLATAVEVGRRMKKEVVVIKESPGFITSRINAMIGNEAFYMLQEGIASAEDIDKALKMGLNHPMGPFELVDLVGLDTRLHILEYLHKTLGEKYRPSPLLVQYVKAGRLGRKAGRGVYTYSEQTPRPVTEAASKSSE, from the coding sequence ATGGAGGTCCGCACCGTCGCGGTGATCGGCGCCGGGATCATGGGACGCGGCATCGCGCACGCGGCCGCGCTCGGCGGCTATCGCACCATCCTCGAGGACATCCTGCCCAGCGCCCTGCGCCGCGCCGGCGACGAAATCCGCGCCAACCTCGACCAGGCGGTGGAACTCGGCAAAGTCAGCGCGGACGAAGCCCAGGAGGCGATGGGCCGCATGGAATACGCGGGCGCGGTGGATGAGGCCGCGCGCGCCGCCGACCTGGTGATCGAAGCCGTCCCGGAGGAGATGGAGTCGAAGATCGAGATCTTCACCCTGCTGGACAAAATCTGCCGGCCGGAAACCATTCTCGCCTCGAACACGTCCTCGCTGAGCATCACGGAAATTGCGTCGGTCACCTACCGGCCGAAAAAGTGCGTGGGCATGCACTTTTTCAATCCGGTGCACAAGATGAAGCTGCTGGAGATTGTGCGCGCGCTGGAAACCAGCGACGACACGCTGGCGACGGCGGTCGAGGTGGGGCGGCGGATGAAAAAAGAGGTGGTGGTGATCAAGGAATCGCCGGGGTTCATCACCAGCCGCATCAACGCCATGATCGGCAACGAAGCGTTCTACATGCTGCAGGAAGGCATCGCCAGCGCCGAGGACATTGATAAAGCGCTGAAGATGGGCCTCAACCATCCCATGGGGCCGTTTGAACTGGTGGACCTGGTGGGGCTGGACACGCGCCTGCACATTCTGGAGTACCTGCACAAAACGCTCGGCGAAAAATACCGGCCGTCGCCGCTGCTGGTGCAGTACGTCAAGGCCGGACGGCTGGGACGCAAGGCGGGACGCGGGGTTTATACGTATTCGGAACAGACGCCGAGGCCGGTTACCGAAGCCGCGAGCAAGAGCAGCGAATAA
- a CDS encoding VWA domain-containing protein, with product MPFLTRVRALALVVCPFVLAIATLAQTPPPAMENLLTNANAGPAPALPASETIRARVDEVNVVFTVSDASGRFISHISLDDLHVLDNRRAPERISYFQQQSDLPLRVGVLVDLSDSITGRFAYEKKAAITFLQKVLRPQVDQAFLVGFASHVTLYHDFTSDIGALSNAVSEMHAGGDTQLYDAIRFASAKLGSASGPALMRRAIILITDGEDTRSKAIMYDAIQSALHAETVIYALSSNDLAYRNYPPGEAALELVTRPTGGSVLPAHSKSEIARAFDKVKDALRNQYAIGYKPADFKPDGTFRTIQIVPRRNKLRAQCRRGYFTPREEQASASHATAP from the coding sequence ATGCCCTTTCTGACCAGGGTGCGCGCACTCGCACTCGTCGTCTGCCCGTTCGTGCTTGCGATCGCGACACTGGCGCAGACGCCGCCTCCCGCCATGGAAAACCTGTTGACGAATGCCAACGCCGGGCCTGCGCCGGCCCTGCCGGCGAGCGAGACCATCCGCGCGCGCGTGGACGAGGTGAACGTGGTGTTCACCGTCTCCGACGCCTCCGGCAGATTCATCAGCCACATCTCGCTCGATGATCTGCACGTGCTCGACAACCGGCGCGCCCCGGAACGGATCAGCTATTTCCAACAGCAGAGCGACCTGCCGTTGCGCGTCGGCGTGCTCGTCGACCTGAGCGATTCCATCACCGGTCGTTTCGCGTACGAGAAAAAGGCGGCCATTACCTTCCTGCAGAAAGTACTGCGCCCGCAGGTTGACCAGGCGTTCCTGGTGGGATTTGCGTCGCACGTCACCCTGTACCACGACTTCACCAGCGACATCGGGGCGCTGTCGAACGCGGTGAGCGAGATGCACGCCGGAGGCGACACACAGTTGTACGATGCCATACGCTTCGCGTCGGCCAAGCTGGGCAGCGCTTCCGGGCCGGCGTTGATGCGGCGCGCCATCATCCTCATTACCGACGGCGAGGACACCCGCAGCAAGGCCATCATGTACGACGCGATCCAATCGGCGCTGCACGCCGAGACCGTCATCTACGCCTTGAGCTCGAACGACCTCGCCTACCGCAATTACCCTCCCGGGGAAGCGGCGCTGGAGTTAGTTACCCGCCCGACCGGTGGCAGCGTCTTGCCGGCGCACAGCAAATCGGAAATTGCGCGCGCCTTCGACAAGGTGAAGGACGCGCTTCGCAATCAATACGCCATCGGGTACAAGCCGGCTGATTTCAAGCCCGACGGGACCTTCCGCACCATCCAGATTGTGCCGCGGCGCAACAAGCTGCGGGCGCAGTGCCGTCGCGGGTATTTCACCCCGCGGGAGGAACAGGCGAGCGCGTCGCATGCGACAGCGCCGTGA
- a CDS encoding amino acid decarboxylase has product MPTTRTGAAPEWNAYVEDFRRAGHEVIDWIAHYLEHTRDYPVLPKVQPGELTDALPPSAPEQGESYDAILRDFDNLILPAVTHWNHPRFLAYFANSAAAPTILAEALAAALNTNGLHWKTSPAVAELEQVALGWLRQWMGLPDDYFGVIYDTASVSSLHAVAAARELTDPEARVEGSKPMLTLYTSAESHSSIEKAAIALGIGQRNVRKIAVDAEFRMRPDALAQAIEADIQQGKRPFCVVATVGTTSSTSVDPVAAIADVAEKYDLWLHIDAAYAGSAAILPECQHILKGAERAHSLVVNPHKWLFTPVDLSAFYTRRPDILRRAFSLNPEYLRASEDPRAINLMDYGIPLGRRFRSLKLWFLMRYFGRERMQEILRSHIAWAKRLEQLIRRDPRFEVVAPVPFSVVCFRFQGTDEDNRALLESVNATREVFLSHTVLNGKIVLRVAIGNLQTTWDDVQRAWELARDNVPRPG; this is encoded by the coding sequence ATGCCCACCACTCGTACCGGAGCGGCGCCGGAGTGGAATGCCTACGTCGAGGACTTCCGGCGCGCCGGCCACGAAGTCATTGACTGGATCGCTCACTATTTGGAGCATACCCGCGACTATCCGGTGCTGCCCAAAGTCCAGCCGGGAGAACTGACCGACGCGCTGCCTCCCTCGGCGCCCGAGCAAGGTGAGTCCTACGACGCCATTCTCAGGGATTTTGACAACCTCATTCTGCCCGCGGTCACGCACTGGAACCATCCGCGATTTCTGGCGTACTTCGCCAACAGCGCCGCGGCTCCGACCATCCTGGCCGAGGCGCTTGCGGCTGCGCTGAACACCAACGGCCTGCACTGGAAGACATCGCCCGCTGTCGCCGAACTGGAGCAGGTCGCGCTCGGCTGGCTGCGCCAATGGATGGGACTGCCGGACGACTACTTCGGCGTGATCTACGATACCGCGTCGGTGAGCAGCTTGCATGCCGTCGCCGCGGCGCGCGAACTCACCGACCCCGAGGCGCGCGTCGAAGGATCGAAGCCGATGCTGACGTTGTACACCTCGGCGGAATCGCATTCCTCCATCGAGAAGGCGGCCATCGCGCTCGGCATCGGGCAGAGAAATGTTCGCAAGATCGCGGTGGACGCCGAATTCCGCATGCGTCCCGACGCGCTCGCGCAGGCGATCGAGGCCGACATCCAGCAAGGCAAGCGGCCGTTCTGCGTGGTGGCCACCGTCGGCACGACCTCGAGCACCAGCGTCGATCCCGTCGCCGCCATCGCCGACGTCGCTGAAAAGTACGATCTCTGGCTGCACATTGACGCCGCTTACGCGGGCTCGGCTGCGATTCTGCCCGAGTGCCAACACATCCTGAAAGGCGCAGAGCGCGCGCATTCGCTGGTGGTCAACCCGCACAAATGGCTGTTCACGCCGGTGGACTTGAGCGCCTTCTACACCCGGCGGCCGGACATCCTGCGGCGCGCATTCTCGCTGAATCCTGAATACCTGCGCGCCAGCGAGGACCCGCGCGCCATCAATTTGATGGACTACGGCATCCCGCTCGGCCGGCGCTTCCGCTCGCTCAAACTGTGGTTCCTGATGCGCTATTTCGGACGCGAGCGCATGCAGGAAATCCTGCGCTCGCATATCGCGTGGGCAAAACGCCTTGAGCAGCTCATCCGGCGCGATCCGCGCTTCGAAGTCGTCGCGCCCGTGCCGTTCTCGGTGGTGTGCTTCCGCTTCCAGGGCACCGACGAGGACAACCGCGCGCTGCTCGAGTCGGTGAATGCCACGCGCGAGGTCTTTCTCTCCCACACCGTGCTCAACGGCAAGATCGTGCTGCGCGTGGCCATCGGAAACTTGCAGACCACGTGGGATGACGTGCAGAGGGCATGGGAATTGGCGCGGGACAATGTACCGCGCCCGGGCTAG
- a CDS encoding hemerythrin domain-containing protein, translating to MLRDRNLIPLSHQHQHALALCVQIERGLQSQHPDPQHWQQEIARLFESEIRYHFEAEEKVLFPFAQRATSLRDLVDELRIEHVSLRQYAAGATAGRLTVPELQLFSASLAAHVRKEEQKLFEGLQELFSLEDLTKAGAELDSYFLHSGMPGATCALRPQRKP from the coding sequence ATGCTGCGCGACCGCAACCTAATCCCGCTCTCTCACCAGCATCAACACGCGCTGGCGCTATGCGTCCAGATCGAGCGCGGGCTGCAATCCCAACATCCCGACCCACAGCACTGGCAACAGGAAATCGCGCGGCTTTTCGAGAGTGAGATTCGCTACCACTTCGAGGCCGAAGAGAAGGTCCTGTTCCCGTTCGCCCAGCGCGCGACCTCCTTGCGCGACCTGGTGGATGAACTGCGCATCGAGCACGTTTCCCTGCGCCAGTACGCCGCCGGCGCCACCGCGGGACGCCTCACCGTGCCTGAGCTTCAACTTTTCTCCGCCAGCCTGGCGGCGCATGTGCGCAAGGAGGAGCAGAAGTTGTTCGAGGGGTTGCAGGAATTGTTCTCGCTGGAAGATCTGACGAAGGCGGGCGCGGAGCTGGATTCCTACTTCCTGCACAGCGGCATGCCCGGGGCGACGTGCGCGCTAAGACCGCAGCGCAAGCCTTAA
- a CDS encoding tetratricopeptide repeat protein, whose protein sequence is MHHAPRPLGRILIFLVSVAALALPAAAAERPRLRVDDYQIQAELQPKTHRLVAHTRVKFTALEDISVASFELHNALRPTRITDAEGHTLSAERITQDNAIRIALPSGLSKDASTTLDIDYEGTLSSADDSPVQGLKLAYVGDDTSYLLYAGRWFPMSGYGTNRFTASMKITVPAGWTVIGSGAQGAATTEPARPVKGPLPTRARGRAAPKPEPESAVPATSGGKTFTFEWTKPSFPGTIIAGNFQQSSSNAVGLNLHVFFKPVHKDLVSNYTETAVREFQFYTARLGPPLSNSLNIVEMPDDTVPTAWAPEIAAMASRALTGKVNYRLLANAIAHQWWGADVSPATRSDWWLGDGFARYSEARYVESAAGQAAFTEAVKDMEVGALAYDTVPLSSVARLDPFAPEFQALVTDKGAIILNMLRWVMGDAAFDKTVRTFLQQYTGKPATVDDFRKIAEQIHGDNLTWFFSQWIDSTGAPEFKTKYTVYRVAKGFRTVGEISQDLDLFRMPVELKIDTDGQSESKRIEVVGTNSAFQVETFGKPRRITIDPDNRVLKNSQELKVRASIMRGQGMVEQGDLAAALQEFQRSLDANKHSSLAHYRIAEVFFLQKNYQAAANAYREALNGDGEPRWTEVWSHIQLGKIFDVTGQRERATNEYRQALQTNDNTQGAMNEARKYLSAPYQRKESKEGE, encoded by the coding sequence ATGCACCACGCACCACGGCCCCTAGGGCGCATCCTTATCTTTCTGGTGAGCGTTGCGGCGCTGGCTCTGCCCGCCGCGGCCGCCGAAAGACCGCGCCTCCGGGTTGACGATTACCAGATCCAAGCCGAGCTTCAGCCCAAGACCCACCGCCTGGTCGCGCACACGCGGGTGAAGTTCACCGCGCTGGAAGATATCAGCGTCGCCAGCTTCGAGCTGCATAACGCGCTGCGCCCGACGCGCATCACCGACGCCGAAGGTCACACCCTCTCCGCCGAGCGCATCACCCAGGACAATGCCATCCGCATCGCGCTGCCCAGCGGTTTGTCGAAAGACGCCAGCACGACGCTCGATATCGATTACGAGGGCACCCTCTCGTCCGCCGATGACAGCCCCGTGCAAGGCCTGAAGCTGGCTTACGTCGGCGACGACACCAGCTACTTGCTTTATGCCGGACGCTGGTTCCCGATGAGCGGCTATGGCACCAATCGTTTTACCGCCAGCATGAAGATCACCGTGCCCGCGGGCTGGACGGTGATCGGCAGCGGCGCGCAGGGTGCCGCCACCACTGAGCCTGCGCGTCCGGTGAAGGGACCTCTGCCGACGCGCGCTCGCGGCCGTGCCGCGCCCAAGCCCGAGCCGGAATCCGCTGTGCCCGCCACCTCCGGTGGCAAGACCTTCACCTTCGAGTGGACCAAGCCCAGTTTCCCTGGAACCATCATTGCCGGAAACTTCCAGCAGAGCAGCAGCAACGCGGTTGGATTGAACCTGCACGTCTTCTTCAAGCCGGTGCACAAGGACCTGGTGTCCAACTACACCGAAACCGCGGTGCGCGAGTTCCAGTTCTACACGGCGCGCCTTGGACCGCCGTTGTCCAACAGTCTGAACATCGTGGAAATGCCGGACGACACGGTGCCCACCGCCTGGGCGCCGGAAATCGCCGCCATGGCCTCGCGCGCGCTTACGGGAAAGGTGAATTACCGGCTGCTGGCGAACGCCATCGCGCACCAGTGGTGGGGCGCCGACGTCAGCCCCGCGACGCGCAGTGACTGGTGGCTGGGCGACGGCTTCGCGCGCTATTCCGAGGCGCGCTATGTCGAGTCCGCCGCCGGCCAGGCCGCATTCACCGAAGCCGTGAAGGACATGGAAGTCGGCGCGCTGGCCTACGACACCGTGCCGCTGTCCAGCGTGGCACGGTTGGACCCGTTCGCGCCGGAATTCCAGGCGCTGGTCACCGACAAGGGCGCCATCATCCTCAACATGCTGCGCTGGGTGATGGGCGACGCCGCCTTCGACAAGACGGTGCGCACTTTCCTGCAGCAGTACACGGGCAAGCCCGCCACGGTAGACGATTTCCGCAAGATCGCGGAGCAGATCCATGGCGACAACCTCACCTGGTTCTTTTCGCAGTGGATCGATTCCACCGGCGCTCCCGAATTCAAGACCAAGTACACGGTGTACCGCGTAGCCAAGGGCTTCCGCACCGTCGGCGAGATCTCGCAAGACCTGGACCTGTTCCGCATGCCGGTCGAACTGAAGATCGACACCGACGGCCAGAGCGAGTCCAAGCGCATCGAAGTGGTGGGCACGAATTCCGCCTTCCAGGTGGAGACCTTCGGCAAGCCGCGGCGCATCACGATTGACCCCGACAACCGCGTGCTCAAGAACTCGCAGGAGCTGAAGGTGCGCGCCTCCATCATGCGCGGCCAGGGAATGGTGGAGCAGGGCGACCTCGCCGCCGCGCTGCAGGAATTCCAGAGATCGCTGGACGCCAACAAGCACAGCTCGCTGGCGCATTACCGCATCGCCGAAGTTTTTTTCCTACAGAAGAACTACCAGGCGGCGGCCAATGCCTACCGCGAGGCGCTCAACGGGGATGGAGAACCGCGCTGGACCGAGGTCTGGAGCCACATCCAGCTGGGCAAGATTTTCGACGTCACCGGCCAGCGCGAGCGCGCCACCAACGAATATCGCCAGGCACTGCAAACCAACGACAATACCCAGGGCGCGATGAATGAAGCGCGCAAGTATCTTTCGGCGCCGTATCAGAGGAAAGAATCGAAAGAGGGGGAGTAG
- a CDS encoding IS481 family transposase: MDLHQNARLTLRSREALAKKIIDEKATWNAAAAAFHVSTKTARKWVLRYRGQGRAGLYDGSSRPQRSPRQTGADLVNQVLVLRRQRWTGVHIAQTTGLSRATISRILRRHHLNRMRDLDPVVPVCRYEHPHPGDLLHLDTKKLARFTKPGHRVTGDPRDETRGAGWEILHVAIDDHSRIAFTQLYADERADSTAAFLRAAVAYYARFGIRIRRLLTDNAPCYHSRLLAAACRQLGIRHRFTRPYTPRTNGKAERFIQTALREWAYARLYHNSTERSAELEPWLHQYNWHRPHASLGQSPPISRSGLEGNNVLRHHT; this comes from the coding sequence ATGGACCTGCACCAGAATGCCCGACTTACACTCCGCAGTCGAGAGGCTTTAGCCAAAAAGATCATTGACGAGAAGGCGACGTGGAACGCGGCGGCCGCCGCGTTCCACGTCAGCACCAAAACCGCTCGTAAGTGGGTGCTCCGCTATCGTGGTCAGGGCCGTGCCGGCCTTTACGACGGTTCCTCGCGTCCGCAGCGTTCACCGCGCCAGACCGGAGCCGACCTCGTGAACCAGGTCCTCGTGCTGCGGCGACAGCGTTGGACCGGCGTGCACATCGCGCAGACCACCGGCCTGAGCCGCGCCACCATCAGCCGCATCCTGCGCCGCCACCATCTCAACCGCATGCGCGACCTGGACCCCGTCGTGCCCGTGTGCCGCTATGAACACCCACATCCCGGCGACCTGCTTCACCTGGACACCAAGAAACTGGCCCGCTTTACCAAGCCGGGTCACCGTGTCACCGGCGATCCGCGTGACGAAACTCGCGGTGCCGGCTGGGAGATCCTGCATGTCGCCATCGACGATCACTCCCGCATCGCTTTCACCCAACTCTATGCCGACGAGCGCGCCGACTCCACCGCCGCCTTCCTCCGTGCCGCCGTCGCCTACTATGCACGCTTCGGCATCCGCATCCGCCGCCTGCTCACCGACAACGCCCCCTGCTATCACTCCCGCCTGCTGGCCGCCGCCTGCCGTCAACTCGGCATCCGACACCGTTTCACCCGCCCCTATACCCCGCGCACCAACGGCAAAGCCGAGCGCTTCATCCAGACTGCGCTGCGCGAATGGGCCTACGCCCGTCTCTATCACAACTCAACCGAACGTAGCGCGGAGCTGGAGCCCTGGCTCCACCAGTACAACTGGCACCGCCCGCATGCTAGTCTTGGCCAGTCGCCACCCATCAGCCGCTCCGGCTTGGAGGGGAACAACGTCTTGAGACACCACACCTAA
- the lpxB gene encoding lipid-A-disaccharide synthase: protein MRLLISAGEASGESYGALLIAALKQREPSLDCFGVGGERMRDAGCRLVVDAKDIAVVGLAEVVTRLPKIRGEFRKLLRAVDSGKPDAAVLIDFPDWNLRLARQLHRRGIPVIYYVSPQLWAWRPKRIAQIKRHVRKMLVIFPFEEAWYRERGVEAEYVGHPLADLPAPGPAPPLRSPQIPIAVLPGSRKKEITLNLPAMLQAARTLGRKYQFIIPVASTVSSKWMVDLIHRAVGQDPGINLKLESDARVVLSQARAAMVASGTATVEAALIGTPFVMVYRVSRLTWKLGRPLVSVPFFAMPNLIAGREVVPELVQDNFTPENIVARMNEIIADGPARQSMLEGLKEVRARLAAPSGAGSASDRAAATVFEALGSRLQASGFRLHVRSS, encoded by the coding sequence ATGCGACTGCTGATCTCGGCCGGGGAAGCCTCCGGCGAAAGCTACGGCGCGCTGCTCATCGCCGCCCTGAAACAACGTGAGCCATCGCTGGACTGCTTCGGCGTTGGCGGCGAACGCATGCGCGACGCCGGCTGCCGCCTGGTCGTGGACGCCAAGGACATCGCAGTGGTCGGCCTGGCTGAAGTCGTCACCCGCCTGCCGAAAATCCGGGGCGAATTCCGCAAACTGCTGCGCGCGGTGGATTCCGGCAAACCCGACGCCGCCGTGCTCATTGACTTTCCCGACTGGAACCTCCGCCTGGCACGCCAGCTTCACCGGCGCGGCATTCCCGTCATCTACTATGTCAGCCCGCAGCTCTGGGCGTGGCGGCCGAAGCGCATCGCGCAGATCAAGCGCCATGTGCGCAAGATGCTGGTCATCTTCCCCTTCGAAGAGGCGTGGTATCGCGAGCGCGGCGTCGAAGCGGAGTACGTCGGACATCCACTCGCTGATCTGCCCGCGCCGGGACCTGCTCCGCCACTTCGCTCCCCGCAGATTCCCATCGCTGTGCTGCCCGGAAGCCGCAAGAAGGAAATCACGCTTAACCTTCCTGCCATGCTGCAGGCGGCGCGCACGCTCGGCCGCAAGTACCAGTTCATCATTCCGGTCGCCTCCACCGTCAGTTCGAAGTGGATGGTGGACCTGATTCACCGCGCGGTTGGCCAGGACCCCGGCATCAATCTGAAACTGGAAAGCGACGCGCGAGTGGTGCTCTCGCAGGCCCGCGCCGCGATGGTCGCCAGTGGAACCGCCACGGTGGAGGCCGCGCTGATTGGCACGCCCTTCGTGATGGTCTATCGCGTTTCGCGGCTCACCTGGAAGCTCGGCCGCCCGCTGGTGAGTGTCCCCTTCTTCGCCATGCCCAACCTGATCGCCGGACGCGAGGTTGTGCCCGAGCTGGTGCAGGACAATTTCACTCCCGAAAACATTGTGGCCCGCATGAACGAGATTATTGCCGACGGCCCGGCGCGGCAGTCCATGCTGGAGGGATTGAAGGAGGTGCGCGCGAGACTCGCCGCGCCGTCAGGCGCCGGCAGCGCCTCAGATCGCGCCGCCGCAACGGTGTTTGAGGCTCTAGGCTCTAGGCTTCAGGCTTCAGGCTTCAGGCTTCACGTCCGTTCTTCCTAA
- a CDS encoding SAM-dependent methyltransferase gives MTLREYIEREIGERGPIPFSRYMELCLYGAPGGDPPGYYSRAREQFGKAGDFYTSSDVHAVFGRLLARQFDEMWRVLESPLRIDLVELGPGRGLFAQDVLDWTAKKLPEFHRALHCTLVEASPGLRARLDERFAAQIAAGKVQVVETIEAAKIEGEFLVFANEFFDALPVEVVADRGELRIGVENGRFVESFAPPSTAELDFLDRYSVHPEPGERVEATLVSLDHLRRIAAAPAAGARGFCLLVDYGYTRQEQLAGRHRDTVMAFRQHAISQNPYEAPGEQDITAHVNFTALMDVGKQVGLEPLALVTQSQLLMGIGEDNQFADAFEDCRLPLERAKVALQLKHLATPVGMGDAFQALVLGRGADASTPSRLSGLKFARKVSDS, from the coding sequence TTGACCCTCCGCGAATACATCGAGCGGGAGATCGGCGAACGCGGTCCGATTCCGTTTTCGCGCTACATGGAGCTGTGCCTCTACGGCGCGCCCGGCGGCGATCCGCCCGGGTATTATTCGCGTGCCCGAGAACAGTTTGGCAAGGCGGGCGACTTCTACACCTCCAGCGACGTGCACGCCGTGTTCGGCCGTTTGCTGGCGCGGCAGTTCGACGAGATGTGGCGCGTGCTGGAGTCGCCGCTACGGATTGATCTGGTGGAACTGGGGCCGGGCCGCGGCCTGTTCGCGCAGGACGTGCTTGACTGGACGGCAAAGAAGCTTCCCGAGTTTCACCGCGCGCTTCATTGCACGCTGGTGGAAGCCTCGCCCGGATTGCGCGCGCGCCTGGATGAGCGCTTCGCCGCGCAGATCGCGGCGGGCAAGGTGCAGGTAGTGGAAACGATCGAGGCGGCGAAGATCGAAGGCGAGTTCCTTGTCTTTGCCAACGAGTTCTTCGACGCGCTGCCGGTAGAAGTGGTCGCGGACCGCGGCGAACTGCGCATCGGCGTGGAAAATGGCCGATTCGTCGAGAGCTTCGCGCCGCCGTCAACGGCAGAACTGGATTTCCTCGACCGCTACTCCGTCCATCCCGAGCCGGGGGAACGAGTGGAAGCGACGCTGGTTTCGCTCGATCACTTGCGGCGCATCGCCGCCGCACCGGCGGCGGGCGCGCGCGGGTTCTGCCTGTTGGTTGATTACGGCTACACGCGCCAGGAGCAGTTGGCAGGGCGCCATCGCGACACCGTCATGGCGTTTCGCCAACACGCCATTTCGCAGAACCCGTACGAGGCCCCGGGCGAGCAGGACATCACCGCGCACGTAAACTTCACCGCTCTCATGGACGTCGGAAAACAGGTTGGCCTGGAGCCGCTGGCGCTGGTGACGCAATCACAGTTGCTGATGGGAATCGGCGAAGACAACCAGTTCGCCGACGCGTTCGAGGACTGCCGCTTGCCGCTGGAGCGGGCCAAAGTCGCGCTGCAACTCAAGCACCTGGCGACGCCGGTGGGAATGGGGGATGCGTTTCAGGCGCTGGTGCTGGGCCGGGGCGCCGACGCCAGCACCCCATCCCGGTTGAGCGGGTTGAAATTCGCCAGGAAGGTCTCTGATTCTTAG